One segment of Takifugu rubripes chromosome 5, fTakRub1.2, whole genome shotgun sequence DNA contains the following:
- the LOC115249994 gene encoding neuropeptide B-like, with protein sequence MMVGVMKSGSVLYKNRSGRWDGARGDGNAEGPPSHLDLEMLRRLMLPAVSLLLLLACSPAEAWYKQVAGPRYYSVGRASGLLSGIRRSPYTKRAEPEPTDGESAGSNAAEASLQNFILRTMPVCVKDVQADPQSCQLLQDLRGLLRCQADVFFSLDPSDCAED encoded by the exons atgatggtgggggtgATGAAGAGCGGCTCCGTCCTCTATAAAAACCGCAGCGGGCGCTGGGACGGAGCGAGAGGCGACGGGAACGCAGAGGGACCGCCGTCACATCTGGACCTGGAGATGCTCCGCAGACTCATGCTGCCCGCCgtcagcctcctcctgctgctcgccTGCAGTCCCGCCGAGGCGTGGTACAAACAGGTGGCCGGACCCCGATACTACTCCGTGGGCAGAGCGTCCGGGCTGCTGTCCGGCATCCGGAGGTCTCCGTACACGAAGAGAGCCGAGCCGGAGCCGACGGACGGGGAGTCCGCGGGCAGCAACGCGGCCGAAGCAAGTCTGCAGAACTTCATCCTGAGGACCATG CCCGTCTGTGTCAAAGACGTCCAAGCCGACCCTCAGAGctgccagctcctgcaggacctCAGGGGCTTGCTCCGCTGCCAAGCCGACGTCTTCTTCTCCCTGGACCCCTCAGACTGCGCAGAGGACTGA